Proteins encoded by one window of Silvibacterium dinghuense:
- a CDS encoding Gfo/Idh/MocA family protein translates to MDQKQKLPDTLAIEMPRPRKPHPIVVIGAGGIVQAAHLPAYTKAGFPVIGMMDTVAERAASVAKEHGIGASFGSVAEAVKFAPSDAVFDVAVPASQLTAILPQLPDGSAVLMQKPMGETLAEAAAIRQICRDKGLTASVNFSLRYSPNNLAVRKLDDAGLLGEIHDLEVQTRTYTPWQLWSFLATAPRLEILYHSIHYFDLIRSWLGNPLRVMAKTVKSPQTAQLAATKTVAILDYGESMRVFVATNHSHQFGPEHQHSFVQWEGTAGAARISMGLNLDYPKGRPDTAEYAPRGNEAAEWQHLPVSGNNFPDAFMGTMGHLQAYVEGSVATLPTHYDDGYETMRLVEALYESSARGGLEIATVQPEEKE, encoded by the coding sequence TTGGATCAGAAACAGAAACTGCCGGATACTTTGGCGATTGAGATGCCACGGCCGCGCAAGCCGCACCCAATTGTGGTGATTGGCGCAGGCGGGATTGTGCAGGCGGCGCACCTGCCTGCATACACAAAAGCCGGGTTCCCGGTGATTGGCATGATGGATACGGTTGCGGAGCGCGCAGCCTCTGTCGCAAAAGAGCACGGCATCGGAGCTTCATTCGGTTCCGTAGCCGAGGCGGTCAAATTTGCGCCGTCGGATGCGGTCTTCGACGTAGCGGTGCCTGCCTCGCAGCTGACGGCGATTCTGCCGCAGTTGCCGGATGGCTCTGCAGTGCTGATGCAGAAGCCGATGGGAGAGACGCTGGCCGAAGCAGCGGCGATCCGGCAGATCTGCCGGGACAAGGGGCTGACGGCTTCGGTGAACTTCTCTCTGCGCTATTCGCCGAACAATCTTGCGGTGCGCAAACTGGACGATGCCGGGCTGCTGGGCGAGATTCATGACCTCGAAGTGCAGACGCGGACGTACACGCCGTGGCAGTTATGGAGCTTTCTCGCAACTGCCCCGCGGCTCGAGATTCTTTATCACAGCATTCACTACTTCGATCTGATTCGCTCCTGGCTGGGCAATCCGCTGCGGGTGATGGCGAAGACCGTGAAGAGTCCGCAGACGGCGCAGTTGGCGGCGACAAAGACCGTGGCCATTCTCGACTACGGCGAATCGATGCGTGTTTTCGTAGCGACGAATCACAGCCATCAGTTCGGTCCCGAGCACCAGCACAGCTTTGTGCAGTGGGAGGGGACGGCGGGTGCGGCGCGCATTTCGATGGGGTTGAATCTCGATTATCCGAAGGGGCGTCCCGATACCGCGGAGTATGCGCCGCGGGGCAACGAGGCTGCTGAGTGGCAGCATTTGCCGGTAAGCGGCAACAATTTCCCAGATGCCTTCATGGGTACCATGGGGCATCTGCAGGCGTACGTAGAGGGCTCGGTGGCGACGCTGCCGACCCATTACGATGACGGTTATGAAACCATGCGGCTGGTTGAGGCGCTCTACGAGTCGAGTGCTCGGGGCGGCCTGGAGATTGCCACCGTACAGCCGGAGGAGAAGGAATGA
- a CDS encoding AI-2E family transporter, producing MNIQREAALAAQRANETSAPRIPSPRAHILFAFGVALALYTAWHVREELVLLYVSALFAVVLMPVVRLITGLHIGRWSPGRGLAILLLLIVVAGAATLFFAFALPPVIRDLHEFLRELPTRGPQLLARIRKLPFAQRVDVNSLNAKLQDFASNFATYLFYSIKNWAGALAQIVTGVILTIYFMLEGETAYRWLLSFFPVEQRQRLDTTLARAEVRMGKWLLGQGLLMLILGVCSTVTYSLLHIRYAYALGVLTGLLNIIPFVGALISICLAILVAAIDSWGHVIGVAIFYAIYSQVETSVLTPRIMRTSVDLAGLAVIVALLLGSALAGVIGAMVAVPTAVLVAVLLNEYAVKPDAIIETPQTLK from the coding sequence ATGAACATCCAGCGAGAAGCCGCTCTTGCGGCCCAGCGCGCGAATGAAACCAGCGCCCCCAGAATCCCTTCTCCCCGCGCGCATATCCTCTTTGCCTTCGGTGTCGCTCTCGCGCTTTACACTGCCTGGCATGTCCGCGAAGAACTTGTTCTGCTCTACGTCAGCGCGCTCTTCGCTGTGGTCCTCATGCCTGTCGTCCGCTTGATCACCGGTCTGCACATCGGACGCTGGTCACCGGGCCGCGGTTTGGCCATTCTGCTGCTGCTCATTGTCGTCGCCGGGGCGGCCACGCTCTTTTTCGCCTTCGCCCTGCCGCCGGTCATCCGCGACCTGCATGAGTTCCTCCGCGAACTGCCCACGCGCGGACCGCAGCTGCTCGCACGGATTCGCAAGCTGCCTTTTGCCCAGCGCGTCGATGTGAATTCGCTCAACGCCAAGCTGCAGGATTTTGCCTCGAATTTTGCCACTTACCTCTTCTATTCCATCAAAAACTGGGCTGGAGCCCTCGCTCAGATCGTCACCGGCGTTATCCTGACCATCTACTTCATGCTCGAAGGCGAGACCGCCTATCGCTGGCTGCTCTCGTTCTTCCCCGTCGAGCAGAGACAGCGCCTCGATACCACGCTGGCGCGGGCCGAGGTCAGGATGGGCAAGTGGCTCCTCGGCCAGGGACTCCTGATGCTCATCCTTGGAGTCTGCAGCACAGTCACCTACAGCCTGCTGCACATCCGCTACGCTTATGCGCTCGGAGTCCTCACCGGCCTGCTCAACATCATCCCGTTTGTCGGTGCGCTGATCTCCATCTGCCTGGCGATCCTGGTCGCAGCCATCGACTCCTGGGGGCATGTGATCGGAGTAGCCATCTTCTACGCCATTTACTCCCAGGTGGAAACTTCCGTTCTCACCCCGCGTATCATGCGCACCAGTGTCGATCTCGCCGGCCTCGCAGTCATTGTCGCCCTGCTCCTCGGCTCTGCTCTGGCTGGAGTCATTGGTGCCATGGTCGCCGTACCGACCGCCGTTCTTGTTGCCGTACTGCTGAATGAATATGCCGTCAAGCCAGACGCCATCATCGAGACACCACAAACGCTGAAATAA
- a CDS encoding IclR family transcriptional regulator has translation MATKSKAQAAARYTTPALEKGLDILELFASTSEELTKREVARRLGRSVSEIFRMLVCLEQRGYLAQTPDEDRLRLTLKLFRLAQEHPPVRRLTEKALPVMHELAHHTNQSCHLGVLDSYEVIIVAQVDAPTSTGFYVKAGSHVDLMEAATGHVILSHQRPEMRRRAIDAWKHASNSPLPDDLDAHLQRIRRRGYEERPSYQVAGVTNVSYPILDAQGYAIAALTVPFLKRVHDATTVRDVRTHLEEAARQLSKEIGGL, from the coding sequence GTGGCCACAAAAAGCAAAGCCCAGGCGGCTGCCCGCTACACGACACCGGCTCTGGAAAAGGGCCTCGATATCCTCGAGCTCTTCGCATCGACTTCCGAGGAGCTTACCAAGCGCGAGGTCGCACGCCGACTCGGCCGCAGCGTCTCCGAGATCTTCCGCATGCTCGTCTGCCTGGAGCAGCGCGGCTATCTTGCCCAGACGCCCGATGAAGATCGCCTCCGCCTCACGCTGAAGCTCTTCCGTCTCGCGCAGGAACATCCACCGGTCCGCCGCCTCACCGAAAAAGCGCTGCCTGTCATGCACGAGCTCGCGCACCATACGAACCAGTCCTGCCATCTCGGTGTGCTCGACAGCTACGAGGTCATCATCGTCGCGCAGGTCGATGCTCCGACCAGCACTGGTTTCTATGTCAAAGCGGGCTCACACGTCGACCTGATGGAGGCCGCCACCGGCCACGTCATCCTCTCGCACCAGCGGCCGGAGATGCGCCGCCGAGCGATCGACGCATGGAAGCATGCGAGCAACAGCCCCCTCCCCGACGACCTCGACGCGCACCTGCAGCGCATCCGGCGCCGCGGCTATGAAGAACGTCCCAGCTACCAGGTCGCGGGTGTCACCAACGTCAGCTACCCCATCCTCGATGCGCAGGGCTATGCCATCGCCGCGCTCACCGTGCCCTTCCTCAAGCGCGTGCACGATGCCACCACTGTCCGCGACGTCCGCACCCACCTCGAAGAAGCCGCACGGCAACTATCCAAAGAAATCGGCGGCCTATAG
- a CDS encoding alpha-L-fucosidase yields the protein MKVSRRRFSKGMVLAATGVAVGGKQAWSQLKGDHIDTTKKHPVPSIQDTETKAERDARMHWFREARFGMFIHWGLYSIPAGRWNGKEVPGAGEWLMIDASVPVADYKALAPQFNPTEFSAERVVTLAKTAGMKYIVITAKHHEGFAMFASKADPFNIVDATPYKKDPLKALAAECRKQGMKLGFYYSQDQDWTAPGGAAYQTGDHKPPTYHWDPAQDGSFADYLHRKSIPQIQELLTNYGEAPAILWFDTPSSDMTPELAGEVVKVLNQHPKLIWNNRLGGGYSGDTETPEQYIPANGYPGKDWESCMTMNGTWGYKTDDTNFKSTETLLHNLIDIASKGGNYLLNIGPKSTGEVPEAELERLEAMGRWLKVNGESIYGTTPTLFGAEAGSFSTTEKEKDGSAKFIPEWKWRSTTKVDRIYIHLLEWPGESFQLASVPRSVTDAYLLADRKPLKVTHDGSAIEVTLPGKALDPVATVLVLETA from the coding sequence ATGAAAGTGTCGAGGCGAAGGTTTTCAAAGGGCATGGTGCTGGCGGCGACAGGTGTCGCGGTCGGTGGAAAGCAGGCCTGGTCGCAGTTGAAAGGTGACCACATCGACACGACGAAGAAGCATCCGGTGCCGTCGATCCAGGATACGGAGACGAAAGCGGAGCGCGATGCACGCATGCACTGGTTCCGCGAGGCGCGCTTCGGCATGTTTATCCACTGGGGACTGTATTCGATTCCTGCAGGACGCTGGAATGGAAAGGAAGTGCCCGGCGCGGGAGAGTGGCTCATGATCGATGCTTCCGTTCCGGTTGCGGACTACAAAGCGCTGGCCCCGCAGTTCAACCCGACAGAGTTCAGCGCGGAGCGCGTGGTGACGCTGGCGAAGACGGCGGGCATGAAGTACATCGTGATCACGGCGAAGCACCATGAGGGCTTCGCCATGTTTGCGTCGAAGGCCGATCCTTTCAACATCGTCGACGCGACCCCGTATAAGAAGGACCCTCTCAAGGCGCTTGCGGCGGAGTGCCGGAAGCAGGGCATGAAGCTGGGCTTTTACTACTCGCAGGATCAGGACTGGACCGCTCCCGGCGGAGCGGCGTATCAGACTGGCGATCACAAGCCGCCGACATACCACTGGGATCCGGCACAGGACGGCAGCTTTGCCGATTATCTGCACCGCAAGTCGATTCCGCAGATTCAGGAGTTGCTGACGAATTATGGCGAAGCTCCGGCGATCCTCTGGTTCGATACTCCTAGCTCGGATATGACACCGGAGCTGGCAGGGGAAGTGGTGAAGGTGCTGAACCAGCATCCGAAACTGATCTGGAACAACCGCCTGGGCGGCGGCTACAGCGGCGATACGGAGACGCCGGAGCAGTACATTCCAGCGAATGGATATCCGGGCAAGGACTGGGAGTCGTGCATGACGATGAACGGCACCTGGGGCTACAAGACGGACGATACGAACTTCAAGAGTACCGAGACCCTGCTGCACAACCTGATCGACATTGCCAGCAAGGGCGGCAATTACCTGCTGAATATCGGTCCGAAGTCGACGGGGGAAGTCCCTGAGGCGGAACTCGAACGGCTGGAAGCGATGGGCCGCTGGCTGAAGGTCAACGGCGAGTCGATTTATGGCACGACGCCGACGCTCTTCGGTGCGGAGGCCGGCTCTTTTTCCACGACAGAGAAAGAGAAGGACGGCAGCGCGAAGTTTATTCCGGAGTGGAAGTGGCGCTCAACGACCAAGGTGGACCGGATCTACATCCATCTGCTGGAATGGCCGGGCGAAAGCTTCCAGCTTGCCTCTGTGCCCCGCTCAGTGACGGACGCTTATCTGCTGGCGGATCGTAAGCCGCTGAAGGTGACGCACGATGGCAGCGCCATCGAAGTGACGCTGCCGGGAAAGGCGCTTGATCCGGTGGCAACAGTGCTGGTGCTGGAGACGGCGTAG
- a CDS encoding L-rhamnose mutarotase encodes MKRYGQIIRLRPEHEAEYRKAHAAVWPEVLKTIHDCNIRNYTIFLRNGVLFAYYEYIGEDHAADMAKMAECPKTQEWWKWMDPMQEPFEDRESGAWWAGLEEVFHTD; translated from the coding sequence ATGAAGCGTTACGGGCAGATCATCCGGCTGCGGCCGGAGCATGAAGCGGAGTATCGGAAGGCTCACGCCGCGGTATGGCCGGAGGTATTGAAGACCATCCACGATTGCAATATCCGGAATTACACCATCTTTCTGCGGAACGGCGTGCTGTTTGCCTACTACGAGTACATCGGCGAGGATCACGCTGCCGATATGGCGAAGATGGCAGAGTGTCCGAAGACGCAGGAGTGGTGGAAGTGGATGGATCCCATGCAGGAACCCTTTGAAGACCGTGAGTCGGGCGCATGGTGGGCAGGGCTCGAAGAGGTATTCCACACCGATTAG
- the fucP gene encoding L-fucose:H+ symporter permease, with protein sequence MSHAAPLPRSSQDAASPDTPLLPQGVMRTYLLVNVLFLLWGIPNNLNDVLIRQFMKSFELNRLEAGLVQFAFYLGYFLLALPAGILMRRKGYKAGFLTGLILFASGCFLFLPAAEMGRYSFFLGALFVVASGLAFLETAGSPFVAQLGPSATAERRLNISAAFNPTGSILGVVVGNLFIFSGVELSHTQVATMQAAGTYAAYLHKETLRVVAPYLVLGVIALVWAGLIAATRFPAFITAREHKAEVAGNWRDLLREKHFLHSLLAQFAYVGAQVGTWSYLIQYAHDYAHTPDRTSGWLLTGTLIAFAIGRIVSSWLMRFFNPTRLMAIYAIANAILLVLALARPGWIGLGAILLTSFFMSVMFPTIFGLGLKDLGPNTNIAGSLLVMTIIGGALLTLLMGWLADHFHSTAIAYAVPLVCYLIVLQFCTAMTRYTRQRLTVSTFEI encoded by the coding sequence ATGTCGCACGCCGCCCCTCTTCCCCGCTCCTCGCAGGATGCCGCCTCCCCGGACACGCCACTGCTGCCTCAAGGCGTAATGCGCACCTACCTGCTGGTCAATGTCCTCTTCCTGCTTTGGGGCATTCCCAACAACCTGAATGACGTCCTCATCCGCCAGTTCATGAAGTCTTTCGAGCTCAATCGGCTCGAGGCTGGCCTGGTCCAGTTCGCCTTCTATCTCGGATATTTCCTGCTCGCACTTCCCGCCGGCATTCTCATGCGCCGCAAAGGATACAAGGCCGGCTTCCTTACCGGTCTCATCCTTTTCGCCAGCGGATGCTTCCTCTTCCTGCCGGCTGCGGAAATGGGCCGATACAGCTTCTTTCTCGGCGCGCTCTTTGTCGTAGCCAGCGGTCTTGCTTTCCTGGAAACAGCGGGCAGTCCCTTTGTCGCCCAGCTTGGCCCCAGCGCGACTGCCGAGCGCCGCCTGAATATCTCTGCCGCCTTCAATCCCACCGGTTCGATCCTCGGCGTGGTCGTCGGGAATCTCTTCATCTTTTCGGGCGTCGAACTCTCCCATACGCAGGTCGCCACCATGCAGGCCGCCGGCACCTACGCCGCTTATCTCCATAAAGAGACGCTGCGCGTCGTCGCTCCCTATCTCGTCCTTGGCGTCATCGCCCTGGTCTGGGCCGGTCTGATCGCCGCCACGCGCTTCCCTGCCTTTATCACGGCGCGGGAACACAAGGCCGAGGTCGCCGGCAACTGGCGCGACCTGCTGCGCGAAAAGCATTTCCTCCATTCACTCCTCGCCCAGTTCGCCTATGTCGGCGCACAGGTCGGCACCTGGAGCTACCTGATCCAGTACGCCCACGACTATGCGCATACCCCCGACCGCACCTCGGGATGGCTGCTTACCGGCACCCTGATCGCCTTCGCCATCGGCCGCATCGTCTCGTCGTGGCTCATGCGTTTCTTCAATCCCACGCGTCTCATGGCCATCTACGCCATCGCCAATGCGATTCTCCTGGTCCTGGCACTGGCTCGCCCTGGCTGGATCGGATTGGGCGCGATCCTGCTCACCAGCTTCTTCATGTCGGTGATGTTCCCCACCATCTTCGGTCTCGGCCTCAAGGATCTCGGCCCCAACACGAACATCGCAGGCTCGCTGCTGGTCATGACCATCATCGGCGGAGCGCTTCTCACGCTGCTCATGGGCTGGCTGGCCGATCACTTCCACAGCACGGCGATCGCCTATGCCGTGCCACTGGTCTGCTATCTGATCGTGCTCCAGTTCTGCACCGCCATGACGCGTTATACCCGCCAGCGGCTTACCGTCTCTACGTTCGAGATATAG
- the cyoE gene encoding heme o synthase, whose amino-acid sequence MPPASTSPVIASPDVKADEPEPAPVMRQTRATAAGAAAARIADYRELFKDRVTLMVMLTAWAGFYLASMRSGISSVQPGLVEALVGIGLVSAGSAALNECMERRHDAKMIRTANRPLPSGRISLAHGLLLGFGAVIAGSVWLIHATNFITTVLTLSTAFSYVAIYTPLKRYTSLATFIGAFPGAMGPLLGWTAVRGAIEWPAVSLFAILFVWQFPHFMAISWLYREDYGRAGIRMLPVVQPDGWSTVLEAVTYAILMIPVSLAPVYLHVAGPIYGVIATILGIVYLAYTIRFGRITRARSHTESKMYARDLLKVSVIYLPLLLTALMLNARAK is encoded by the coding sequence ATGCCTCCTGCCTCCACCAGTCCCGTGATTGCTTCGCCTGACGTGAAGGCAGACGAGCCGGAGCCAGCTCCGGTCATGCGGCAGACGCGTGCTACCGCAGCCGGAGCCGCTGCCGCCCGTATCGCCGACTACCGCGAGCTGTTCAAGGATCGCGTCACCCTCATGGTGATGCTCACCGCCTGGGCCGGCTTCTATCTCGCTTCCATGCGCTCGGGGATCAGCAGCGTGCAGCCTGGCCTCGTCGAAGCGCTGGTGGGCATCGGTCTCGTCTCTGCCGGGTCGGCAGCGCTGAATGAATGCATGGAGCGCCGTCACGACGCGAAGATGATCCGCACAGCGAATCGTCCTCTGCCTTCGGGACGCATCAGCCTTGCGCATGGCCTGCTGCTTGGCTTCGGAGCGGTCATCGCAGGCTCCGTCTGGCTCATCCATGCGACCAATTTCATCACCACCGTGCTCACGCTGAGCACCGCATTCAGCTATGTCGCCATCTATACGCCGCTCAAACGCTACACCAGCCTCGCCACCTTCATCGGAGCCTTCCCCGGCGCCATGGGCCCGCTGCTGGGCTGGACCGCGGTCCGCGGGGCCATCGAGTGGCCTGCGGTTTCGCTCTTTGCCATTCTCTTTGTCTGGCAGTTCCCTCACTTCATGGCGATTTCATGGCTCTATCGCGAGGACTACGGCCGCGCCGGTATCCGCATGCTGCCCGTCGTCCAGCCCGACGGCTGGTCCACCGTACTGGAAGCCGTGACCTACGCCATCCTGATGATCCCCGTCAGCCTCGCGCCGGTGTATCTGCATGTCGCAGGCCCGATCTATGGCGTCATCGCTACCATCCTCGGCATCGTTTACCTGGCCTACACCATCCGCTTCGGACGCATCACCCGCGCCCGCTCACATACGGAATCGAAGATGTACGCCCGCGATCTGCTCAAGGTCAGCGTGATCTATCTTCCCCTGCTGCTCACCGCCCTCATGCTCAATGCGCGGGCCAAATAA
- a CDS encoding shikimate kinase, translating into MSATPAPQRIVLIGFMGAGKSTTGRLLASALGWRFVDSDDLIEARVGHTIAEIFTTQGEDAFRALESEVIRQQCCEQHLVLALGGGAIEHPSTREHLHTLPDTHIVYLEAPLDVMVARCLEQPGAAIRPVLADRVRLAHRFTSRIPHYRTAHLTVATAHLTPEQVVERILAALGGTPFEPAPSAAGENLPTR; encoded by the coding sequence ATGTCCGCTACTCCAGCTCCGCAACGCATCGTCCTCATCGGCTTCATGGGAGCCGGCAAGTCCACCACCGGCCGCCTGCTGGCCAGTGCCCTCGGCTGGCGTTTCGTCGACTCTGACGATCTCATCGAGGCCCGCGTCGGACATACCATTGCCGAAATCTTCACGACGCAGGGAGAAGACGCATTCCGCGCCCTCGAGTCCGAAGTCATTCGCCAACAGTGCTGCGAGCAGCACCTCGTCCTTGCCCTGGGCGGAGGCGCAATCGAACACCCCTCTACGCGCGAACACCTGCACACATTGCCTGACACGCACATCGTTTATCTCGAAGCTCCGCTCGACGTCATGGTGGCCCGCTGCCTGGAGCAGCCGGGAGCTGCCATCCGCCCGGTCCTCGCCGACCGAGTTCGCCTGGCCCATCGCTTCACCTCGCGTATCCCGCATTACCGCACCGCACATCTCACCGTCGCAACCGCTCATCTCACTCCGGAACAGGTTGTAGAACGCATCTTAGCGGCGCTGGGCGGAACACCGTTCGAACCGGCCCCCTCCGCCGCCGGGGAGAATCTACCCACACGATGA
- a CDS encoding DUF420 domain-containing protein, which translates to MSTAVDPRQPGTPGRTIATIIAVSAAASAFICWLVYFHVPADAGGEHFRFLPAVNAVLNALSTVALLFGFYYIKQHKILQHRRSMLTAFFFSSIFLVSYLTNFALHGETKFNRHNPLWGFYWKLLLSHILLSVVALPIILITFFFSLSGRIPAHRRIARWTFPIWLYVSITGVLVYAMQAACR; encoded by the coding sequence ATGTCCACGGCCGTTGATCCTCGCCAGCCCGGAACACCCGGCAGGACCATTGCCACCATCATCGCCGTCAGCGCCGCCGCCAGCGCATTCATCTGCTGGCTGGTTTATTTCCACGTGCCCGCGGATGCGGGGGGCGAACACTTCCGTTTCCTGCCTGCGGTCAATGCTGTACTGAATGCCCTCAGCACCGTGGCCCTGCTCTTTGGCTTCTATTACATCAAGCAGCACAAGATCCTCCAGCATCGCCGCTCCATGCTGACGGCGTTCTTTTTCTCCTCGATCTTTCTGGTCTCCTACCTGACCAATTTCGCTCTGCACGGCGAAACGAAGTTCAACCGTCATAATCCGCTCTGGGGCTTCTACTGGAAGCTGCTGCTCTCGCATATCCTGCTCTCGGTCGTAGCGCTGCCCATCATTCTCATCACCTTCTTTTTCTCGCTCAGCGGACGCATTCCGGCTCATCGCCGCATTGCGCGCTGGACCTTCCCCATCTGGCTCTACGTCTCGATCACCGGCGTGCTCGTGTACGCCATGCAGGCTGCCTGCCGCTAA
- a CDS encoding RNA polymerase sigma factor: MSAGPATQKPAVQHMRRNPPIAGEAEAIQAAQNGDATAFETLYSLHKRRVYSLCLRMLGNVAEAEDLTQEAFLQLYRKIGTFRGDSAFSTWLHRLSVNVVLMHLRKKGLPQVSLEETLEPSQEDGPRKDLGARDLMLSGSIDRVTLERAVENLPPGYRLVFVLHDVEGYEHNEIATMLDCSIGNSKSQLHKARMKLRELLRTGERKEAAV, translated from the coding sequence ATGAGCGCGGGCCCGGCGACACAAAAGCCGGCAGTTCAGCACATGCGCCGCAATCCACCTATCGCCGGCGAGGCCGAGGCCATTCAGGCCGCCCAGAACGGCGATGCAACTGCCTTTGAAACCCTCTATTCGCTGCACAAGCGCCGCGTCTACAGCCTCTGCCTGCGCATGCTGGGCAACGTGGCCGAAGCCGAAGACCTGACCCAGGAGGCCTTCCTCCAGCTCTACCGCAAAATCGGCACCTTCCGCGGCGATTCCGCCTTTTCCACCTGGCTGCATCGCCTTTCCGTCAATGTCGTCCTTATGCATCTGCGCAAGAAAGGCCTTCCCCAGGTCTCTCTGGAAGAAACACTCGAGCCTTCGCAGGAAGATGGACCGCGCAAAGACCTCGGTGCGCGTGATCTCATGCTCTCCGGTTCCATCGACCGCGTGACCCTGGAGCGCGCCGTCGAGAACCTGCCTCCCGGCTACCGGCTCGTTTTCGTCCTGCACGATGTCGAGGGATATGAGCATAATGAGATTGCCACCATGCTCGATTGCTCCATTGGAAACAGTAAGTCCCAACTTCATAAAGCGCGCATGAAGCTGCGCGAGCTCCTCCGTACGGGTGAGCGGAAGGAGGCTGCCGTATGA